TAACGTTCATTAATCTTTTTCTTTGTGGTAATGAGTGATACCAAAACTTATTGGTAGGATTGTTCATCATAAGTAAACTTCCGTGTTGTAACTCTACTGAAATTGAATCAATTTTTCGTTTTGCATGTTTTCCCCTGGAGTCTGCATGTCTAAAAACAAAGTCACGTGGCTGTCCGAGTGACAGTGAGGCTATAGGATGTCCTGGTACCAAGTCCTCTTCATCGTCCCTGTGTTCTCCCATATGATCATGACCATCTTTGTATCTGagattcaataaaataaacatattttagaaataaactaaactttgttttgaaaatatccTCCCGTTTAGCTAGTTGTGTCATTTTCCTAAACGTCATATTTATCCTAACGTTCATTAATCTTTTTCTTTGTGGTAATGAGTGATACCAAAACTTATTGGTAGGATTGTTCATCATAAGTAAACTTCCGTGTTGTAACTCTACTGAAATTGAATCAATTTTTCGTTTTGCATGTTTTCCCCTGGAGTCTGCATGTCTAAAAACAAAGTCACGTGGCTGTCCGAGTGACAGTGAGGCTATAGGATGTCCTGGTACCAAGTCCTCTTCATCGTCCCTGTGTTCTCCCATATGATCATGACCATCTTTGTATCTGagattcaataaaataaacatattttagaaataaactaaactttgttttgaaaatatcctaaataatattactaaaTTTGACTGACTCAATCAAGAAAGTCGACCATAGGTTGATCTCTTAATCAAGTATTTTTCTGTTCAGATCTGTCTGATGTCCGGaaacatttatttgaatttgaTTATTTCAGAAACGTGTCATGCGATTAAAATACGTATCATGTATCTATTTGAATCTTTTAACACTTGTTTAATTGGTATCGGATTTATATTTATTCATCGATTAAGCCAAAAGCTCGCTTGTTTTATTTCCCATTTTTATGCCCCGCTTACGAAGGTTACTGTATACTTTCccgtttgtatttttatttttttattcgacGATAATTTATAGTGCCGTTTTTTGATAGTGCGGGGCGGAACGGCATGCAGTACGCTTTGGCACTTTGCTAAACTTAAGAGCAATGTGAGGAATATGTACCTGTTGATGAGAACGAAGTTGAATTCATGTTTTGTTACTTCACTTATTTTATCTCGGATATCTTTTAGAAATGGTATCCATGGTCGTGCAGGAACAATTGTGCTGGAAAACTTGTACGATAAACCAGCATCTCCATAAGCAAccttaaattatataaaacaaaaacaaaacaacaaaaaacatatcaaaaatttaaatacagattttttcgatcgtgaaagattttttttctaattaaagtgaagaaaagaaaggaaaataCAAATAGGGCATATAAAACATAAGTACAATGAAAAAAACCCAGCCAACATCATGGAGAAAAAGACAAATCAAATCGAAAGAAATAATGCTGCAGTTTTCAAATCATTACacagaaaacaaaaactttaGAGCAACAGGAACCCAACAAAATCGTGGATGAATCATCAGTTCTGTCAACAACAAAGGCATGGGATATCTGAAtttatgcctcgttcacacgtacgtttaattcgaatcgaatgcgaatcgaattcgctaatcacGTTCACAcactctcttttttttttaattcaaattgattCGAATTAGCTAATtcgaattatccaattcgcattagCAATTATACgcttttgttaatacgaattaaaagttaacgtcatTTGGACAGTTAAGCGAATTTGACAcgcattgtaattcgaattagaaCTGACGTTAGGATGTTAAACGTTTCGAAATTTCGAATTTCTTAAAAACAACATACCTCTTTATAAATACCAATGTATAAAGAAACATCACCCTTTTTCTAAAATGTTGGGTCTTCTTTGCAAGATGACAAATCGTAATAATATGGAACACATAactttttcagaatatttttttccattttcagaTTTTAAAGGTTAAAATTTACACGTTTTCCATAATGGACCTTTTATGCACTATATATACAGGattaaaatgtaataataattttCCGTTGTATAAAATTGAATAGAAGTTTGTGAGTTTGTATTTTGACTGATAGTGGACTAATTTTGGAAGTTTCTGAACTGACTAGAAAGGGGTCACAGCTTGCAAAAGGCTATAGTGGCCTTCAATATGAGACGTTTCGTTTCTTTATGCGTTCAGTATATATACAGTCACATTCGTTCAAGTGAAATTAAGACAGTAATGCATTGAACatattgtgtgattttttttttatcttatatgcACCGTTTTATTTTACAGGATAGAGAacaataaaaactagaggctctcaagagcctgtgtcgctcacctgttactgtatttactgatgtcggccatcttgggtggtaggcggggtcattggacactttttttttaaatagataccctagtaatgattgtggccaagtttggttaaattttaaaatagaaaagaagatttttgtacaagttacaaaaatgacaaaagttgttcaatattgactataaaggacaataactccttaaggggtcctctaataattttgatcatgttgacttatttgtagatcttactttgctgaacattattgctgtttacagtttatctctatctataatagtattcaagataataaccaaaaactgcaaaatttcctaaaaattaccaattttagggcagcaacccaacaacgggttgtcagattcatttgaaattttgagaggggatagatcttattttgatggacatttaaattttgaaagatttgccctaaatgtcttagtttcaaagatataaagcaaaaactgcattttaccactatgttctaatttttttttgtaggcggggtcatcggacacattttttaaactatatatataccacaatgataattgtggccaaatttggttaaatttggcccagtagtttcagagaagaagatttttgtacaagttacaaaaaatgacgaaaagttgttaaaaattgactataaaggacaataactccttaaggggttgactgacaattttggtcatgttgacttatttgtaggtcttactttgctgaacattattgctgtttacagtttatctctatctataatagtattcaagataataaccaaaaactgcaaaatttccgtaaacatggtaaaataaccaatgcaggggcagcaacccaacaataagTTGTCCGAttagtctgaaaatttcagggcagatagatcttgacctgatcatgctgatcaacaattttacccccatgtcagatttgatctaaatgctttggtttcaaagatataagccaaaatatacattttacccctgtgttctatttttagccatggcggccatcttgattggatggccaggtcatcggacacattttttaaactagataccccaaggatgatttggcccagtagtttcagaggagaagatttttgtaaaagtttacggacgacggacgacggacgccaagtgaggagaaaagctcacttgacctttcaggtcaggtaagctaaaaaaagagaaacaaaataGGCCTATCTAGAATCAATACACATAAAGGTATATAGTGGAAAcaaattctgagacgagtgcctgtgaatcAACACTAAAGAATTATACCAGTAAACTACTACTTGAACAATGAGTGAagaaattattattgaattatctcccatatCAGTGACATACCTGTTTTCGCGGAATATCATGCCATTTACCAAACACTTTCACCTTTGCTAACTGGCCTGTGTTGTATTCTAATAGTTCAGCACATTTGATTAGAAGTTCATCTGCCTCTTTCTTGCTATACAATATAAtataatcacaatccaaattctcACCAGAAAGCTTTCGCCACTTCAATTTGTTTAGTTTCGCGAGTTTGTTTTTATCTTCGCTTTCTCTTTCACTTTCGTCCCTCTTACGTTTTGTCCGCAGAACGAATGCATCCATAAATATAAAGTTGGGAATTTATGAACAATATTTAAACGATAAAAACACCTTACATAACTGTCATAAGCTACAAAAGCATGTAAAGGTGGAAATCGAAAGTAGAAACACGGTTGTTTCCCTTTAAATGT
This sequence is a window from Mytilus edulis chromosome 1, xbMytEdul2.2, whole genome shotgun sequence. Protein-coding genes within it:
- the LOC139518838 gene encoding DNA oxidative demethylase ALKBH2-like, coding for MDAFVLRTKRKRDESERESEDKNKLAKLNKLKWRKLSGENLDCDYIILYSKKEADELLIKCAELLEYNTGQLAKVKVFGKWHDIPRKQVAYGDAGLSYKFSSTIVPARPWIPFLKDIRDKISEVTKHEFNFVLINRYKDGHDHMGEHRDDEEDLVPGHPIASLSLGQPRDFVFRHADSRGKHAKRKIDSISVELQHGSLLMMNNPTNKFWYHSLPQRKRLMNVRINMTFRKMTQLAKREDIFKTKYKDGHDHMGEHRDDEEDLVPGHPIASLSLGQPRDFVFRHADSRGKHAKRKIDSISVELQHGSLLMMNNPTNKYKDGHDHMGEHRDDEEDLVPGHPIASLSLGQPRDFVFRHADSRGKHAKRKIDSISVELQHGSLLMMNNPTNKFCLKVKQK